In Collimonas arenae, a single genomic region encodes these proteins:
- the mdcA gene encoding malonate decarboxylase subunit alpha — protein sequence MDSRRWDVRNTNREQRLRRVAETLGSACQGKLVETGRIRDLLHSVLESGDKVCLEGNNQKQADFLAKELAKLDPARVNGLHMLLSVLALPEHLDIFETGIATRLDFSFSGPQAVRLAGLVAAGKLNIGAIHTYLELFGRYFIDLTPRVALVAAQAADRHGNLYTGPNTEDTPAIVEATAFSGGIVIAQVNEIVDVLPRVDIPADWVGFVVKAPTPHYIEPLFTRDPAQISDIQVLMAMMAIKGIYAEYDIQRLNHGIGFDTAAIELLLPTYAASLGLKGKICRHWALNPHPALIPAIEAGFVESIHSFGSELGMEDYIRARSDVFFVGPDGSMRSNRAFSQMAGHYACDMFIGSTLQIDLQGNSSTATADRIAGFGGAPNMGADARGRRHASPAWLKAGKQARDGRNLIPRGQKLVVQMVETFREHMQPAFVERLDAWELAEQAGMAIPPVMIYGEDVSHILTEEGLANLLLCRTDEEREQAVRGVAGYTAIGLGRDKRMVENLRDRGIIQRPEDLGIDKRLATRDLLAAKSMKDLVRASGGLYQPPKRFRNW from the coding sequence ATGGACAGCCGCCGTTGGGATGTGCGCAATACAAATCGCGAACAACGCCTGCGGCGGGTCGCCGAGACGCTCGGCAGCGCTTGCCAGGGCAAGCTGGTGGAAACAGGGCGGATCAGGGATCTGCTGCATAGCGTGCTCGAATCCGGCGACAAGGTTTGCCTGGAAGGGAATAACCAGAAGCAAGCCGATTTCCTGGCCAAGGAACTGGCCAAGCTCGATCCGGCGCGCGTCAATGGCTTGCATATGCTGCTGTCGGTGCTGGCGTTGCCTGAGCATCTGGACATCTTTGAAACCGGCATCGCCACACGTCTGGACTTTTCTTTTTCGGGGCCGCAAGCGGTGCGCTTGGCCGGCCTGGTTGCGGCCGGCAAGCTCAATATCGGCGCGATCCATACCTATCTTGAATTATTCGGCCGTTACTTTATCGACCTGACGCCGCGCGTGGCGCTGGTGGCGGCGCAGGCAGCCGACCGCCACGGCAATTTGTATACCGGACCGAATACCGAGGACACGCCGGCGATTGTCGAAGCCACGGCTTTTAGCGGCGGCATCGTGATTGCGCAGGTCAATGAAATAGTCGATGTCCTGCCGCGTGTCGATATTCCGGCCGACTGGGTAGGCTTTGTGGTGAAGGCGCCGACGCCGCACTATATCGAACCGTTGTTTACGCGCGATCCGGCGCAGATCTCCGATATCCAGGTATTGATGGCGATGATGGCGATCAAGGGTATCTACGCAGAATACGACATACAACGGCTCAACCATGGCATCGGTTTCGACACCGCCGCAATTGAATTGCTGCTGCCGACCTACGCCGCTTCGCTTGGCCTGAAGGGCAAGATTTGCCGGCATTGGGCGCTCAATCCGCATCCGGCGCTGATTCCTGCGATTGAGGCCGGTTTTGTCGAATCGATCCATTCCTTTGGCTCAGAGCTTGGCATGGAAGACTACATCCGGGCGCGCTCGGATGTGTTTTTCGTTGGTCCGGACGGTTCGATGCGCAGCAACCGCGCCTTCAGTCAGATGGCCGGCCATTACGCTTGCGACATGTTCATCGGTTCAACCCTGCAGATCGATCTGCAAGGCAATTCATCCACCGCTACCGCCGACCGCATCGCCGGCTTCGGCGGCGCGCCTAACATGGGCGCCGATGCCCGCGGCCGGCGTCATGCCAGCCCGGCCTGGCTGAAAGCAGGCAAGCAGGCGCGGGACGGCAGGAACCTTATTCCGCGTGGTCAAAAGCTGGTGGTGCAAATGGTTGAAACCTTCCGCGAGCATATGCAGCCGGCTTTCGTCGAGCGGCTCGATGCCTGGGAACTTGCCGAGCAAGCCGGCATGGCGATTCCGCCGGTGATGATCTATGGTGAAGACGTTAGCCATATCCTGACCGAAGAAGGGCTGGCCAATCTGCTGTTGTGCCGCACCGACGAAGAGCGCGAGCAGGCGGTGCGCGGCGTGGCAGGCTATACCGCAATTGGCCTGGGACGGGACAAACGGATGGTCGAGAACCTGCGTGACCGCGGCATCATCCAGCGGCCGGAGGATCTGGGGATAGACAAGCGGCTCGCTACGCGCGATTTGCTGGCGGCCAAAAGCATGAAGGACCTGGTGCGCGCTTCAGGCGGCTTGTATCAGCCGCCAAAGCGCTTCAGGAACTGGTGA
- the mdcG gene encoding malonate decarboxylase holo-[acyl-carrier-protein] synthase, which yields MIARHSLVWLNANGWRRAAQTAAADSVDTVCVALTRWQQEDWPLVLRRREADTSDNELCVGLALPPDGNGDKARIPLRVQLAGIQRIEEPLTLEKALAHMPPGWSGPLHAFAGDCLHSGIVLRVYGSWAWQILTQQNYVTASSDIDLLFTPRSEPEFSRGMALLAQHAARLPLDGEVIFPDGQAVAWKECWQALHASSQPRVLVKTETIVQLTPLARLMSSLEPA from the coding sequence ATGATAGCCCGGCATAGCCTGGTCTGGCTCAACGCCAATGGCTGGCGGCGGGCAGCGCAGACAGCGGCTGCCGACTCAGTGGACACTGTGTGCGTCGCGCTAACGCGTTGGCAGCAGGAGGACTGGCCGCTGGTGTTGCGGCGGCGCGAAGCGGATACGTCCGACAATGAATTGTGCGTGGGCCTGGCGCTGCCGCCTGACGGCAATGGCGACAAGGCCAGGATTCCATTGCGAGTGCAACTTGCCGGTATCCAGAGGATTGAAGAACCGCTGACGCTGGAGAAAGCGTTGGCGCATATGCCGCCCGGCTGGAGCGGTCCCTTGCATGCATTTGCTGGCGATTGCCTGCATAGCGGTATCGTCTTGCGAGTTTACGGCTCCTGGGCCTGGCAAATCCTGACGCAACAAAATTATGTCACGGCCAGTTCGGATATCGATCTCTTGTTTACGCCCAGAAGCGAACCGGAATTTTCGCGTGGCATGGCATTGCTGGCGCAGCATGCGGCGCGTTTGCCGCTGGACGGCGAAGTGATTTTTCCGGACGGCCAGGCGGTAGCCTGGAAAGAGTGCTGGCAGGCGCTGCATGCCTCCAGTCAGCCACGGGTGCTGGTAAAGACGGAAACTATCGTGCAGTTGACGCCGTTGGCGCGCCTGATGTCTAGCCTGGAGCCTGCATGA
- a CDS encoding TRAP transporter large permease encodes MSPLALGALYGIVTIVVMCSGMPIAFALGVVATSFMYFFMPASSLDTVTQNVYEEIASVTLLSIPLFILKGAAIGKSPAGRDLYSAIHAWLSRVPGGLGIANVFACALFAAMAGSSPATCSAIGSAGIPEMRRRGYSPGFAAGIIAAGGTLGILLPPSITMILYAVASEQSLGRLFLAGIGPGMLLVFLFAGYAVYRARKEYRIAHAIYSQGGVKSAYLDDEHFTLAQKVEMLPRVLPFLVLLIGVMIALYGGFATPSETAGLGALLAIVLIAVVYRMWRPRDLMPFLNSTIKESCMLLLIIGMSLLYSYVMSYLHISQSAAQWVVALHLSKWLLLAMILLMVIVLGFFLPPVSIILMTAPIILPPLREAGFDLIWFGVVMTVVMEMGLIHPPVGLNLFVIKNIAPDIPLSDVIKGTLPFLLLMFLAIILLCLFPGIVTGLPDLLMGAR; translated from the coding sequence ATGAGTCCGCTTGCCCTTGGTGCCCTGTATGGCATCGTCACTATCGTCGTGATGTGTTCAGGCATGCCGATTGCCTTTGCGCTCGGTGTGGTGGCTACCAGCTTCATGTATTTCTTCATGCCCGCTTCTTCGCTCGATACCGTGACGCAGAACGTCTACGAGGAAATCGCTTCCGTCACCTTGCTGTCGATTCCCTTGTTTATCCTTAAGGGTGCGGCCATCGGCAAATCGCCGGCGGGGCGTGACTTGTATTCCGCCATTCATGCCTGGCTGAGCCGGGTTCCGGGCGGTCTCGGGATCGCCAATGTCTTTGCCTGCGCCTTGTTTGCCGCCATGGCCGGTTCATCGCCGGCGACTTGTTCTGCGATCGGTTCCGCCGGTATCCCGGAAATGCGTCGCCGTGGCTACTCTCCTGGCTTTGCGGCAGGCATAATCGCCGCCGGCGGCACTTTGGGGATTCTGCTGCCGCCTTCGATCACCATGATCCTGTACGCGGTGGCCTCGGAGCAATCGCTGGGCCGCTTGTTCCTGGCCGGCATCGGCCCGGGTATGTTGCTGGTGTTCCTGTTCGCCGGCTACGCCGTGTACCGCGCCCGCAAAGAATATCGCATTGCGCATGCGATCTACAGCCAGGGCGGCGTCAAGTCGGCTTATCTGGATGACGAGCATTTCACCCTCGCGCAAAAGGTGGAAATGCTGCCGCGCGTGCTGCCTTTCCTGGTGCTGCTGATTGGCGTGATGATTGCCTTGTACGGCGGCTTTGCCACGCCGTCGGAAACCGCCGGCCTCGGCGCTTTGCTGGCGATCGTGCTGATTGCCGTGGTGTACCGCATGTGGCGGCCGCGCGACCTGATGCCTTTCCTGAATTCGACCATCAAGGAATCCTGCATGCTGTTGCTGATTATCGGCATGTCCTTGCTGTATTCGTACGTGATGAGTTACTTGCACATCAGCCAGTCGGCGGCGCAATGGGTAGTTGCCCTGCATCTGTCTAAATGGCTGCTGCTGGCGATGATCTTGCTGATGGTGATCGTGCTCGGCTTCTTCCTGCCGCCGGTGTCGATCATCCTGATGACCGCGCCGATCATCCTGCCGCCTTTGCGTGAAGCCGGTTTCGACCTGATCTGGTTCGGCGTGGTGATGACTGTGGTGATGGAGATGGGCCTGATTCATCCGCCGGTCGGCCTGAACCTGTTCGTCATCAAGAACATTGCGCCCGACATTCCGCTTAGCGATGTCATCAAGGGTACGCTGCCATTCCTGTTGTTGATGTTTCTGGCGATTATTTTGCTGTGCCTGTTTCCTGGCATTGTCACTGGACTGCCGGATTTATTGATGGGAGCCCGCTGA
- a CDS encoding ABC transporter substrate-binding protein, whose product MKVHQKLSLAVSISLLGLFGSAAPVSANAEQGITSNTIIIGQSAGFTGTAAEEVKQATAGAQLYFDIVNKQGGVFGRKIVLESLDDGFEPKRTVENTRKLLNEKNAFALFLYRGTPTTESILSTINDAKVPLIAPVSGATSLHEPMQHYLFNVRSKYRDEVGTAIEQLSGMGLQRYAVLVSNDSFGNDALEGLKQAIKKHKLPEPLIASYERNTVAVEGAVKKIFDAKPQAVLMICTAKPCAAFIKQYREAGGQQQLITLSNVSSQVFLQSLGKDARGLGMTQVFPNPRSSSTPISKEFMTALKSRSELSDSYPTLEGFISAKVLVEGLRRAGNKPTRESLVSGLEGMGGYDVGGMTLKYDPNSHDGLNFIELTVIGKDGYVLR is encoded by the coding sequence ATGAAAGTGCATCAGAAGTTGTCTTTGGCAGTCAGTATCAGCTTGTTAGGTTTGTTTGGTTCGGCTGCGCCTGTTAGCGCTAACGCCGAACAGGGCATCACGAGCAACACCATCATCATCGGCCAGTCAGCGGGTTTTACCGGTACTGCCGCAGAAGAAGTGAAGCAAGCCACCGCCGGCGCGCAACTGTATTTCGATATCGTCAACAAGCAGGGCGGTGTGTTCGGCCGCAAGATCGTGCTGGAATCGCTGGATGACGGCTTTGAGCCAAAGCGCACCGTCGAAAACACCCGCAAGCTGCTGAATGAAAAAAATGCCTTCGCCCTGTTCCTGTATCGCGGCACTCCTACCACTGAATCGATCCTCAGCACCATTAATGACGCCAAGGTGCCCTTGATAGCACCGGTCTCCGGCGCTACCTCGCTGCACGAGCCTATGCAGCACTACCTGTTCAATGTGCGTTCCAAATACCGCGATGAAGTCGGCACCGCGATCGAGCAATTGTCGGGCATGGGCCTGCAACGCTACGCGGTGCTAGTCTCCAACGATTCGTTTGGCAATGACGCGCTGGAAGGCTTGAAACAGGCGATCAAGAAGCATAAGCTGCCAGAGCCGCTGATCGCCAGTTACGAACGCAACACGGTTGCGGTCGAAGGCGCAGTCAAGAAAATATTCGATGCCAAGCCGCAGGCTGTCCTGATGATTTGCACGGCCAAGCCATGCGCCGCTTTCATCAAACAGTATCGCGAAGCTGGCGGCCAGCAGCAATTGATCACCTTGTCGAACGTCAGCTCGCAGGTGTTCTTGCAAAGCTTGGGTAAAGATGCACGCGGCCTGGGTATGACGCAGGTGTTCCCGAATCCAAGAAGCTCAAGCACACCTATCTCCAAGGAGTTCATGACGGCGCTGAAGTCGCGCAGTGAATTGTCCGACTCTTATCCAACGCTGGAAGGCTTTATCTCCGCCAAGGTATTGGTGGAAGGTTTGCGCCGCGCTGGCAACAAGCCGACCCGTGAAAGCCTGGTCAGCGGCCTGGAAGGCATGGGCGGCTATGATGTAGGCGGCATGACGCTGAAATATGATCCGAACAGCCATGACGGTCTCAATTTCATTGAATTGACAGTGATAGGCAAGGATGGCTACGTACTGCGCTAA
- a CDS encoding biotin-independent malonate decarboxylase subunit beta, protein MSSYLEANARERLHAVLDAGSFTEFLPPELRIVSPHLGQLDAPVSFDDGIAIGAARLFGEPVLVAAQEGGFMGGAVGEVHGAKLTGLLQRALLDRPYAVLLLLESGGVRLHEANAGLIAVSEVMRALLDVRTAGIPVIALVGGSNGCFGGMGIVACCANAIVMSEEGRLAMSGPEVIETANGVEEFDSRDRALVWRTTGGKHRYLLGDCQLLVADHSDAFRQAALDLAQECHANAGEIALTLEALEAEQHFLQDRVDAFGAAADPLDIWQKIGIADAANLPMLEADAFVAATAQLRRRP, encoded by the coding sequence ATGAGCAGTTATCTGGAAGCGAATGCGCGCGAGCGCTTGCATGCGGTGCTTGATGCTGGCAGTTTCACAGAATTTTTGCCGCCCGAGTTGCGCATTGTCAGTCCTCATCTGGGGCAGCTGGATGCACCGGTCTCGTTCGATGATGGCATTGCGATTGGCGCAGCACGGTTGTTTGGAGAACCGGTACTGGTGGCGGCGCAAGAGGGCGGCTTCATGGGGGGCGCGGTGGGGGAGGTGCATGGCGCGAAGCTAACCGGGTTGTTGCAGCGCGCTTTGTTGGATCGACCTTATGCGGTGTTGTTGTTGCTGGAAAGCGGCGGGGTGCGTCTGCATGAAGCCAATGCCGGCTTGATTGCGGTATCCGAAGTGATGCGCGCCTTGCTCGACGTACGCACCGCCGGTATCCCGGTGATCGCGCTGGTCGGCGGCTCCAACGGCTGTTTCGGCGGCATGGGGATCGTCGCCTGCTGCGCCAACGCTATCGTGATGTCGGAAGAAGGGCGGCTGGCGATGTCCGGGCCGGAGGTGATCGAGACCGCCAATGGGGTCGAAGAATTCGATTCGCGCGACCGTGCGCTGGTGTGGCGCACCACTGGCGGCAAGCACCGCTATCTTCTGGGAGACTGTCAATTGCTGGTGGCGGACCATAGCGACGCCTTCCGGCAGGCAGCCCTCGATCTGGCGCAGGAATGCCATGCCAATGCAGGCGAGATTGCGCTGACCCTGGAAGCACTGGAAGCTGAACAACATTTTTTGCAGGATCGTGTCGACGCCTTTGGCGCTGCCGCCGATCCGCTCGATATCTGGCAGAAAATCGGCATTGCCGACGCCGCCAACCTGCCCATGCTGGAAGCCGACGCCTTTGTTGCCGCTACCGCACAACTGCGACGGAGGCCGTGA
- a CDS encoding biotin-independent malonate decarboxylase subunit gamma, translated as MDWITLAAQLFPGGHTIVEQDNFLTGTAQVDGVTVSIIGSSGHAPIGVEIALMQAQTILTTLRNFPQRPIVILVDTQGQRLRHRDEMLGINSYMAHLGKCIALARSSGYKIIGLVYDQALSGGFITSGLMADACYALPGATIRVMGLPAMARITKVPLERLTELAKSNPVFAPGPVNYLQMGGIEAIWDGDLAVQLAQALQDANPVDRRSAAGLQRGGRSQALPVAQAVRANDSPA; from the coding sequence ATGGACTGGATCACGTTAGCCGCACAGTTATTCCCAGGCGGCCACACCATTGTTGAACAGGATAATTTCCTGACGGGCACCGCGCAAGTTGACGGCGTCACGGTGAGCATTATCGGCAGTAGCGGTCATGCACCGATTGGCGTCGAAATTGCCTTGATGCAGGCGCAGACAATATTGACCACGTTGCGTAATTTTCCGCAGCGGCCTATCGTCATCCTGGTCGATACCCAGGGCCAGCGCTTGCGCCATCGTGACGAAATGCTGGGGATTAACAGCTATATGGCGCATCTGGGAAAATGCATCGCGCTGGCGCGCAGCAGCGGGTACAAGATCATCGGTCTGGTGTACGACCAGGCACTGTCGGGCGGTTTCATCACCAGCGGCCTGATGGCTGACGCTTGCTATGCACTGCCTGGAGCAACCATCCGCGTGATGGGCTTGCCGGCCATGGCACGGATTACCAAGGTGCCTTTGGAGCGCTTGACGGAACTGGCCAAGAGCAATCCGGTGTTTGCGCCGGGGCCGGTCAATTATCTGCAGATGGGTGGCATTGAAGCGATCTGGGATGGTGATCTTGCTGTGCAGCTGGCGCAAGCGCTACAGGATGCCAATCCTGTCGACCGGCGCAGTGCAGCGGGCTTGCAGCGTGGCGGCCGTAGCCAGGCCTTGCCGGTGGCGCAGGCGGTACGCGCAAATGATAGCCCGGCATAG
- the dctP gene encoding TRAP transporter substrate-binding protein DctP has protein sequence MSLVSRRTVLGALASTPFWSMSSVWAQSSALKISHQFPGGSISEGDFRDRLTRMFAAEVGKRTNGSLKFEIYPGSSLMKTNSQFSALRKGALDFSLVPLNYAGGEVPEVNIGLMPGLVTSYEQGAAWKNAEVGKELSRILLEKGVIIVSWIWQAGGVASRTKPIVDPSDAKGLKVRGGSREMDMILKEAGAAVVTLPSNEIYAAMQTGAMDAAMTSSTSLISFRLEEVSKSLTSGRDKAYWYMLEPLMISKATFDRLTKEQQVAVMAVGADMEKFAENAARLDDSGVAAVYQKAGAKVVDLNAATVKKWQDIARNTAWKDYAARNDNCAKLLKLAEKLL, from the coding sequence ATGTCTTTAGTCAGCAGAAGAACGGTGCTGGGTGCACTCGCGAGCACGCCGTTCTGGTCTATGTCGTCAGTCTGGGCGCAATCCAGCGCTCTTAAAATTTCCCACCAGTTTCCCGGCGGCAGTATCAGCGAAGGTGACTTCCGTGACCGCTTGACTCGCATGTTTGCGGCAGAAGTCGGCAAGCGCACCAACGGCAGCCTGAAATTCGAAATCTATCCCGGTTCTTCCCTGATGAAGACCAACTCACAGTTCTCCGCGCTGCGCAAAGGCGCACTGGATTTCTCTCTGGTGCCGCTCAACTATGCCGGCGGCGAAGTGCCGGAGGTTAACATCGGTCTGATGCCAGGTCTGGTGACTTCCTATGAGCAGGGCGCAGCTTGGAAGAATGCCGAAGTCGGCAAGGAATTGTCGCGCATCCTGCTGGAAAAGGGCGTGATTATCGTCAGCTGGATCTGGCAGGCCGGCGGCGTTGCTTCACGCACCAAGCCGATTGTCGATCCGTCGGACGCCAAGGGGCTGAAGGTGCGCGGCGGTTCGCGCGAGATGGACATGATTTTGAAGGAAGCCGGCGCCGCCGTGGTGACGCTGCCATCCAATGAAATCTATGCCGCGATGCAGACCGGCGCGATGGACGCGGCCATGACTTCCTCGACTTCGCTGATTTCCTTCCGTCTGGAAGAAGTGTCGAAGAGCCTGACCAGCGGCCGCGATAAAGCCTACTGGTACATGCTTGAGCCGCTGATGATTTCCAAGGCGACTTTCGATCGCCTGACCAAGGAGCAGCAAGTAGCGGTCATGGCGGTCGGTGCAGATATGGAAAAATTTGCCGAGAACGCCGCGCGGCTGGATGATTCCGGCGTCGCCGCGGTCTATCAAAAGGCTGGCGCCAAGGTAGTCGATCTGAACGCCGCCACCGTCAAGAAGTGGCAGGATATCGCGCGCAACACGGCGTGGAAGGACTATGCGGCAAGAAACGATAATTGCGCCAAGTTGCTGAAACTGGCTGAGAAACTCCTATGA
- a CDS encoding GntR family transcriptional regulator — MLTTKNRSESLRETIEEMIAVGELRPGQHLDETDLAIKFGVSRTPVREALIQLASMGIVVTRPRRGTVVAEIGPRQLIEMFEVMAELEAMCGRLAARRMSSEEHAHLLTAHQACMEARDAQDPDSYFYKNEAFHDAIYEGSHNAFLVTQARSLQRRLRPYRRLQLRVRDRLKVSFQEHDGIVQAIIAGNGEQTADLLRQHVTVQGQRFADLIASLQQLTAIPEPQYKYL; from the coding sequence ATGCTGACGACAAAAAATCGCTCGGAATCCCTGCGCGAAACCATCGAAGAGATGATCGCAGTTGGGGAACTACGCCCGGGTCAACATCTGGACGAAACCGACCTCGCCATCAAATTCGGCGTCTCCCGCACGCCGGTGCGCGAAGCCTTGATCCAACTGGCGTCCATGGGCATCGTCGTAACCCGCCCACGGCGCGGCACGGTGGTGGCAGAGATCGGCCCACGCCAGCTGATAGAAATGTTCGAGGTAATGGCGGAACTGGAAGCAATGTGCGGACGCCTGGCGGCGCGCAGAATGTCCAGCGAGGAGCATGCACATCTGCTGACGGCGCACCAGGCTTGCATGGAAGCCCGCGACGCGCAGGATCCGGACAGCTATTTCTACAAAAACGAAGCTTTCCATGACGCCATCTATGAAGGCAGCCACAACGCCTTCCTGGTCACTCAGGCGCGTTCGCTGCAACGCCGGCTGCGGCCTTACCGGCGCCTGCAGCTGAGGGTGCGGGATCGCCTGAAGGTCTCTTTTCAGGAGCACGACGGCATAGTACAGGCCATCATCGCCGGCAACGGCGAGCAAACCGCCGACCTGCTGCGCCAGCACGTCACAGTGCAGGGACAGCGTTTTGCCGATTTGATTGCATCGCTGCAGCAATTGACTGCCATACCGGAGCCGCAGTACAAATATCTATAA
- a CDS encoding TRAP transporter small permease has protein sequence MSHGFDTKPTAGPALPATPDNPVVAGLAGVLDRFNKFALYLSMVALMLTALIMTYSVVARYFFHTPTDWQDDATVFMLVGVIFLCAGYAQSYRGHIGIEALSSILPAAVNAVRLLLVDVVSFLFCAFFSWKSWTLFHEAWSEGQTTSSTFAPPLWIPYSLMALGMTVLTLQILVQVLTRLTDRKQAVTQQTVTGV, from the coding sequence ATGAGCCACGGCTTCGATACGAAGCCGACCGCAGGGCCTGCATTACCCGCCACGCCGGACAATCCGGTGGTGGCAGGGCTGGCCGGCGTACTTGACCGCTTCAATAAATTCGCTTTGTACCTGTCGATGGTAGCGCTAATGCTGACTGCGCTGATCATGACCTATTCGGTGGTGGCGCGCTATTTTTTCCATACGCCGACCGATTGGCAAGATGACGCCACCGTTTTTATGCTGGTCGGCGTGATCTTCCTCTGCGCCGGCTACGCGCAATCGTATCGCGGCCATATCGGCATCGAAGCCCTGTCTTCGATATTGCCTGCCGCGGTGAACGCAGTACGCCTGCTGCTGGTCGACGTGGTTTCCTTTTTGTTCTGCGCTTTCTTTTCCTGGAAATCGTGGACTCTGTTTCATGAAGCCTGGTCCGAAGGCCAGACTACCTCATCCACTTTTGCACCGCCGCTGTGGATTCCTTATTCTCTGATGGCGCTCGGCATGACCGTGCTGACCTTGCAAATCCTGGTGCAGGTGCTGACGCGCCTGACTGACCGCAAGCAAGCCGTCACTCAACAAACTGTCACGGGAGTGTAA
- the mdcC gene encoding malonate decarboxylase acyl carrier protein — translation METLNFRFEHGQRPLPATAQLSGVVSSGNLEVLIESAVLNGACAIEVRTAARGFGKIWQAVLDDFQQRWQLADTRIAINDMGATPAVVSLRLDQAVQTALGSP, via the coding sequence ATGGAAACCTTGAATTTTCGTTTTGAGCATGGCCAGCGCCCGCTGCCCGCGACGGCGCAACTCTCGGGAGTGGTCAGCTCCGGTAATCTGGAAGTGCTGATCGAATCGGCCGTGTTGAACGGTGCATGTGCGATTGAAGTCAGAACCGCCGCCCGCGGTTTCGGCAAGATATGGCAAGCGGTGCTGGACGATTTTCAGCAGCGCTGGCAGCTTGCCGATACGCGTATTGCGATCAACGACATGGGTGCGACGCCTGCGGTGGTCAGCCTGCGTCTGGACCAGGCGGTGCAGACGGCGCTGGGGAGTCCTTGA
- the mdcB gene encoding triphosphoribosyl-dephospho-CoA synthase MdcB: MIAAPLCPDPRFPVSPQIRRHGLPQQSLRQQRAFSQKVARLALRSLYRELQLYPKPGLVSLVDSGSHTDMDAGTFMRSLFSLRHYFIQITRAGMAGKDFAVLRQLGIAAEQTMLKATAGVNTHRGAIFCLGMLCAATGYCQSRDMPLSPAAIRATLLIQWGDALTRHMQERAGSAHPSDMSHGRQVAETYAVSGASEEAALGFPSLFEIALPRFLLTLNAGRGYDAAATDALFALMASISDTNLYHRGGATAADKVKTCARQFLETGGSATINWRQQAISCHKVFIQDKLSPGGAADLLAATYLLHGLSYLR; the protein is encoded by the coding sequence ATGATAGCGGCGCCGCTTTGCCCCGATCCGCGGTTTCCGGTGTCACCGCAGATACGCCGTCACGGTCTGCCTCAACAGAGTCTCCGCCAGCAGCGGGCGTTTAGCCAGAAGGTGGCGCGGCTTGCCTTGCGCAGCCTGTATCGCGAATTGCAGCTGTATCCGAAGCCCGGCCTGGTGTCGCTGGTAGACAGCGGCAGTCATACGGATATGGATGCCGGTACTTTCATGCGCAGCCTGTTCTCGCTACGCCATTATTTCATTCAGATTACACGAGCCGGCATGGCAGGCAAGGACTTTGCCGTATTGCGACAGCTTGGCATCGCCGCTGAACAAACCATGCTGAAAGCTACGGCAGGTGTGAATACACACAGAGGCGCCATTTTTTGCCTCGGCATGTTGTGTGCGGCGACCGGCTATTGCCAAAGCCGCGACATGCCCTTGTCGCCAGCGGCGATTCGCGCCACGTTGTTGATCCAGTGGGGTGATGCCTTGACGCGGCATATGCAGGAACGGGCCGGGAGCGCGCATCCTTCGGACATGTCGCATGGCCGTCAGGTGGCGGAAACATACGCCGTCAGTGGCGCCAGCGAAGAAGCGGCGTTGGGATTTCCTTCCTTGTTCGAGATCGCTCTGCCGCGATTCCTGCTGACACTCAATGCCGGCCGTGGTTACGACGCTGCTGCAACGGATGCCTTGTTTGCCCTGATGGCCAGTATCAGCGACACCAATCTCTACCATCGGGGCGGTGCAACGGCCGCCGACAAGGTCAAAACTTGCGCCCGGCAATTCCTGGAAACGGGAGGCAGTGCGACAATTAATTGGCGTCAACAAGCAATTAGTTGCCATAAAGTATTTATTCAGGATAAGCTGTCGCCCGGTGGTGCTGCCGACTTGCTGGCAGCCACCTATTTACTCCATGGATTGAGCTACCTGCGATGA